A single genomic interval of Daucus carota subsp. sativus chromosome 1, DH1 v3.0, whole genome shotgun sequence harbors:
- the LOC108204767 gene encoding uncharacterized protein LOC108204767: MLEKIGLPSRPSLRGNTWVVDASHCQGCSSQFTFINRKHHCRRCGGIFCGSCTQLRMVLRGQGDSPVRICEPCKKLEEAARFELRHGHKSRAGRGGPKLSSKDEDEVLNTILGNDGKDSSSLGKEFKILAGSQRSSSSASCSNIQEAATQDEGAILRSLSVGVTDMGSTTPDELRQQALDEKKKYKTLKADGKSEEALRAFKRGKELERQAGALELQLRKNRRKASSSISTNDISRTKEDLAESIKINKLSPQLSKDDDLSSELKKLGWSDLDLHDADKKPVKVSLEGELSSLLGEVSTKSNTKKVVDGLDKSEVIAIKKNALALKREGKLAEAKEELKRAKILEKQIEEQEFLIDADDSDDELSALIHSMDSDKPNLSSRNVPDVNFNFENLVGIADNLGVDNLEVTDEDMDDPDISAALESVGWTEDMDETNLNSSDSLATNSKTHGQMTVQKEPQFASVIKKPTHVAPKSKLMIQRELLALKKRALALRREGKADEADEELMKGKFLEQQLEEMDQSSKVKIPQVKSGNKNANSEILDVGDEVEDVTEQDMNDPSFASLLNNLGWKDDENEHVQTRHEGITNTHEITNDLSVAHVHSGKQIETSRKSKGEAQRELLGLKRKALALRRQGEADEAEEVLEMAKVLEAQLSEMDAPKQEVPAEGNKLHNDETYNPLNIAADKGAVGTPVKDSMSNHLRQTEPTEGLEKKDQMVQKPEGKRDEINHSQMASTNLDSSPQKDILAHKKKALALKREGKLVEAKEELRQAKLLEKSLQDNIQNASTSSSSSEVSGSNNTVTAQKEKSPVAAPKMSGRDRFKLQQESLSHKRQALKLRREGRTEEAEAEFELAKALEIQLEELNSSDSNKPSMNLAEPVDDVGIEDLLDPQLLSALKAIGIDDASNVPRVPEKPEVSKSAAGKIDNSLGERTQLEERIKAEKVKALTLKRSGKKAEAMDALRRAKMLEQKLASLAS, from the exons ATGTTAGAAAAGATTGGATTGCCTTCAAGACCATCTTTAAGGGGAAATACTTGGGTGGTTGATGCCTCACATTGCCAAGGCTGTTCTTCCCAGTTTACTTTTATTAATCGCAAG CATCACTGCCGCAGATGTGGGGGAATCTTTTGCGGTAGCTGTACTCAGCTTAGAATGGTCTTACGTGGACAAGGTGATTCCCCAGTTCGCATCTGTGAACCCTGTAAGAAGCTAGAAGAGGCAGCTCGTTTTGAACTGCGACATGGACACAAGAGTAGAGCAGGAAGAG GTGGTCCTAAACTTTCATCCAAGGATGAGGATGAAGTCTTGAACACTATTCTAGGTAATGATGGAAAAGACTCATCCTCTTTAGGCAAAGAGTTTAAAATTCTTGCAGGCAGTCAACGTTCTTCAAGCAGTGCATCCTGTTCAAATATTCAGGAAGCTGCCACACAAGATGAAGGAGCTATACTGAGAAGTCTCTCTGTTGGTGTGACTGATATGGGGTCAACTACTCCTGATGAACTGCGGCAGCAAGCTCTTGATGAAAAAAAGAAGTATAAAACTCTGAAAGCCGACGGAAAGTCGGAAGAAGCTTTGAGAGCCTTTAAAAGGGGAAAAGAACTTGAGAGGCAGGCTGGGGCACTGGAGCTGCAGTTAAGAAAAAATCGGAGAAAGGCTTCGTCTTCCATAAGCACAAATGATATCTCTAGAACTAAAGAAGATCTTGCAGAATCGATCAAGATAAATAAGCTCTCTCCCCAACTGAGTAAAGATGATGACCTTTCTTCCGAACTCAAAAAATTGGGATGGTCTGATCTGGACCTTCATGATGCTGATAAAAAGCCAGTAAAAGTGAGTTTGGAGGGTGAACTTTCTAGTCTTCTTGGAGAGGTTTCTACGAAATCTAATACCAAGAAGGTAGTGGATGGTCTTGATAAGTCTGAAGTTATCgctattaaaaaaaatgctcTTGCACTAAAGCGTGAAGGAAAGCTTGCCGAGGCCAAGGAAGAACTGAAAAGAGCTAAAATTCTGGAAAAACAGATTGAGGAACAGGAATTTCTGATTGATGCTGATGATTCAGATGATGAGCTTTCCGCTCTGATTCATAGCATGGACAGCGATAAACCAAACCTCTCCTCTAGGAACGTTCCAgatgttaattttaattttgagaaCCTTGTAGgtattgcggataatcttggtGTTGATAATTTAGAAGTGACTGATGAGGATATGGATGACCCTGATATATCTGCGGCTTTGGAGTCGGTTGGTTGGACTGAAGATATGGATGAAACCAACCTCAACAGCTCTGATTCACTTGCGACAAATTCGAAGACACATGGTCAGATGACTGTTCAAAAGGAACCACAATTTGCATCTGTAATAAAGAAACCAACTCATGTGGCACCAAAGAGTAAATTGATGATTCAGAGAGAGCTCTTGGCTCTAAAAAAGAGGGCCCTTGCCTTGAGAAGGGAGGGCAAGGCAGATGAGGCAGATGAAGAATTAATGAAAGGGAAGTTTCTTGAGCAACAACTTGAAGAGATGGATCAATCTTCAAAAGTGAAGATCCCGCAAGTAAAATCTGGTAATAAGAATGCTAACTCTGAAATTTTGGATGTTGGGGATGAAGTGGAGGATGTGACAGAGCAAGACATGAATGATCCATCATTTGCTTCACTTTTAAATAATCTAGGATGGAAGGATGACGAGAATGAGCATGTTCAAACCCGGCATGAAGGAATTACCAATACACATGAAATAACTAATGATTTATCTGTTGCTCATGTCCATTCTGGTAAACAAATTGAGACATCTAGAAAAAGTAAAGGTGAAGCTCAGAGAGAACTCTTAGGGTTGAAAAGAAAGGCACTTGCACTGAGACGCCAAGGAGAAGCTGATGAGGCTGAGGAAGTGCTGGAGATGGCAAAAGTATTAGAGGCTCAGTTGTCAGAGATGGACGCGCCAAAACAAGAAGTACCAGCTGAAGGAAACAAACTCCATAATGATGAAACATACAATCCACTGAATATTGCAGCTGACAAGGGAGCTGTTGGGACTCCTGTAAAAGATAGCATGTCAAATCACTTGCGTCAAACGGAACCTACTGAAGGCTTGGAAAAGAAAGACCAAATGGTTCAGAAGCCAGAAGGAAAAAGAGATGAGATAAACCATTCTCAGATGGCTTCAACAAACTTGGATAGTTCCCCTCAAAAGGACATACTGGCTCATAAGAAGAAAGCACTTGCTCTGAAGAGAGAAGGCAAGTTGGTAGAAGCCAAGGAGGAGCTTCGGCAGGCAAAGCTTTTGGAAAAGAGTCTGCAGGACAATATCCAGAATGCAAGTACCAGCTCCAGTTCTAGTGAAGTGTCAGGTTCTAACAACACAGTGACtgcacaaaaagaaaaaagtccTGTTGCAGCTCCAAAAATGTCCGGTCGTGATCGTTTCAAGTTGCAACAGGAGTCCTTGAGCCACAAACGTCAGGCACTTAAGCTACGAAGGGAAGGAAGAACAGAAGAAGCAGAGGCTGAGTTCGAATTGGCAAAGGCACTTGAAATTCAGTTGGAGGAGCTGAATTCCAGTGATTCAAATAAGCCATCTATGAACCTGGCTGAACCTGTAGATGATGTAGGCATCGAGGATCTTCTTGATCCTCAACTTTTGTCCGCTTTAAAAGCAATTGGAATAGATGATGCGAGCAATGTCCCCAGAGTCCCTGAAAAACCAGAGGTATCAAAATCCGCTGCTGGTAAAATTGACAACTCTCTGGGAGAAAGAACACAATTAGAAGAAAGAATCAAGGCAGAGAAGGTCAAGGCACTAACCTTAAAGCGTTCAGGAAAGAAAGCTGAGGCCATGGATGCTCTTCGTCGAGCCAAAATGCTTGAACAGAAGCTGGCATCTTTAGCTTCATAG
- the LOC108221540 gene encoding terpene synthase 10-like, translating to MALAYSSVMICCNFGRDLPLKATKTTTLKPAIKSFSQRTKVAVPQEPIVRRSGDYQPCIWDYNFFQSLRTDYTGEECNARAAVLKEDVKLILENVVDPLDQLELIDSFQRLGLGYHFEEEIKRTLEKIYNSDSTNNDKWEKNLLGNLHATALKFRLLRQHGYHMSSEVFRGFIGDERFNKSHAADVKGMLSLYEASYATDGESLMEEAYSFASKFLKECVKSIDDSDLGMQVSQALELPQQWRIPRLDARWYMEIYERSSNMIPEVLKFAKLDFNIVQGLNQEELKDVSMWWNKTALGHKLDFIRDRLGASFLWGVGISSKPQHRYFRIQIAKVIQLITTLDDVYDVYATLDELELFTSVVQRWDLNSMAELPHYMKICFLTLYNLINEIAYDILNEQNFDVLPQLRKSWTDLLEAYLVEARWFHTGYQPTFDEFMRNGLVSITGPIIAIQSYIFTSNPIREEDMEFLESLPHVLRLASEIFRLADDFGTSSNELKRGDVPKSIQCYMMDKGVSEEVAREDMISLMKMKWAAVMKCRFADDNPLDWSFVEMVLNLVRTAHCFYNAGDDGHGVEDGLTEHRISSLFTHPIPLI from the exons ATGGCTCTTGCATACTCTTCAGTGATGATTTGTTGCAACTTTGGGAGAGATTTGCCCTTGAAAGCTACCAAAACTACAACCCTAAAGCCTGCCATCAAATCATTTTCTCAGAGAACTAAGGTTGCTGTGCCTCAAGAGCCCATAGTTCGACGATCAGGCGATTACCAACCTTGCATTTGGGACTACAACTTTTTTCAGTCTCTGAGAACTGATTACACT GGTGAAGAATGCAATGCTCGAGCTGCGGTGTTGAAAGAAGATGTTAAGTTGATTCTTGAAAACGTAGTTGATCCGTTAGATCAGCTGGAGCTAATTGATAGCTTTCAAAGACTTGGCCTGGGTTACCATTTTGAAGAAGAAATCAAACGTACCTTGGAAAAGATATACAATAGTGATTCAACAAATAATGATAAGTGGGAAAAGAATTTGTTGGGA AATTTGCATGCTACTGCTCTTAAATTTAGGCTTCTCAGACAACATGGATATCATATGTCCTCAG aGGTTTTCAGGGGATTTATTGGAGATGAAAGGTTCAATAAATCTCATGCTGCAGATGTGAAAGGAATGTTGAGTTTATACGAGGCCTCGTATGCCACTGATGGAGAGTCACTGATGGAGGAAGCTTACTCCTTTGCGAGTAAATTCCTCAAGGAGTGTGTCAAGTCTATTGATGATTCAGATCTTGGCATGCAAGTTAGTCAGGCTCTGGAGCTTCCTCAACAGTGGAGGATTCCTAGACTTGACGCAAGGTGGTACATGGAAATTTACGAAAGAAGCAGTAACATGATCCCAGAAGTACTAAAATTCGCAAAGTTAGACTTCAACATTGTGCAAGGACTAAACCAGGAAGAACTTAAAGATGTGTCAAT GTGGTGGAATAAAACGGCTCTAGGACATAAGCTTGACTTTATAAGAGACAGATTGGGGGCGTCTTTTTTATGGGGGGTGGGAATTTCTAGCAAACCTCAACACCGATATTTCAGGATACAAATTGCTAAAGTAATACAGCTTATTACAACACTAGATGATGTCTACGATGTTTATGCTACATTGGATGAACTTGAACTCTTCACAAGTGTCGTCCAGAG ATGGGACTTGAATTCAATGGCGGAGCTGCCACACTACATGAAAATTTGTTTCTTGACGCTTTACAATCTTATCAATGAGATTGCCTACGACATACTGAACGAGCAGAACTTTGACGTTTTACCACAACTAAGAAAATCG TGGACTGATTTGTTGGAAGCTTACTTAGTAGAGGCGCGATGGTTTCACACTGGATACCAGCCTACATTCGACGAATTCATGAGAAATGGACTGGTCAGTATAACGGGGCCTATTATAGCAATTCAATCATACATTTTCACATCAAATCCAATCAGGGAAGAAGATatggaatttcttgaaagtcTTCCTCATGTCCTACGTCTGGCATCAGAGATTTTTCGACTGGCGGATGACTTTGGAACTTCATCG AATGAGTTGAAGAGAGGAGATGTTCCGAAATCCATACAATGCTACATGATGGATAAGGGAGTTTCAGAAGAAGTTGCACGTGAAGACATGATAAGTTTGATGAAGATGAAATGGGCAGCAGTGATGAAGTGCAGGTTTGCAGATGACAATCCTCTAGATTGGTCATTTGTGGAGATGGTATTAAATCTGGTTCGAACAGCACATTGCTTTTACAATGCGGGAGACGATGGCCATGGTGTCGAAGATGGTTTAACCGAACATAGAATTTCTTCGCTGTTTACTCATCCAATCCCTCTTATTTAG